The nucleotide window CCGGCAGCCGGTACTGCAGTACCTCTACGGTCTTCACCAGATCGGCGTGGCCATGTGCCCCATCGCCCGTAGCAGTCTCGGCACCACAAGCCTGGACGAGCACCCTGTGGCACGACTGCTGTGGCGCGGCTTGTGCGTCTCGCTCTGCACCCTCAACCCTCTATACTACCACTCCTCACAGGAACCACTGTTGGAGGAGTAcacaacggcggcgaagaTGCACCGCCTCTCGCCGACCGACATCAGCGAGATGGCGCTGCACTCCGTGTGCATGTCCTCGTTCGAAGACGAGGTGAAGGCGTCCTGGGTCGGCGCAGGCCTCCTGCGCGACGGCTGGCGGGCAAACGCGGTCGAGCTGACCAGCGTACCGACGGCGCGGTTGCAGCTGCGCTACGAGTCATGGACGGCGGAGCGTaagctgctgctcccgccGTCCGGCTCCCCGGCAGGCTTCCCTACAGGGGCCGCAGGGTCCGTCGCCGAGATCGGGTCGCCGTTGGACGACACGCAGAGCATGGTCCGCCGCGACATggccacagcagcgaggcgcttCACCACTACACCGTCGCCGCATCGGAACGCATCCAACGCCTTAGCCCCGGATGGGCAAGCGGGCATGGGCTTGACGGGcggggcagctgctgcacttCAGTCGCAGGCGCCGTACGCCGTGCTGGACCCCGCCGTCGACTTCCCGCGCGCCACCCTCATTGGCCCCTTCGACCGCGACATCCAAAATGCCCACCTCGTCCAGGCGCTGCATCGTGCCCTGGACCTTCGCCACCAGTactgctcgctgccgctaccACCCGAGCCTTCCtccagcgctggcgccgccgctagCGACTCTGTGAGCAACAGTGACGTCAAGGCCGGCtggctggcggcgctgactCACGACCCgcacgcggtgctgccgcacccaACGCAGTCGATGAGCTGGGCCTTCAAGGGCAccgtgccgtcgtcgtcgccgcatAAAAAGACGAGCGGAGGACatgccgctggcgccaccggcgcgtCCTCGATGGTGCACGGCGCCAGCTCGTACCTGCAGTTTGACGAGGATGAGTGGAAGTACAAGACGGTGGAGGGCATCATTGTGCCGCATGAGGTGCACCAGATTCCGCGTCTGCCGCAGGACATGTACCACTACACGGAGTTCTGCAATCACGTCGAGGAGATACGTTGTCTTATCGACAACATCCGCGTCCGAGACTTTGCActgcgacggctgcagctgctaGAGCACCGCTTCAAACTACACGCGGCGGTGAATCATAGCCGCGAGCTcggcagcacagcggcgcgtgcgtcgcACAACCGCGACTTTTATCAGTCGACCAAGGTGGACAACAACATTCGCATGGAGACGGGTATGACAGCGCGCCAGCTTCTCGCCTTCATCGTGGATAAGGCGACGCACAACGGCGACGATATTGTGTCGCACCCCAAAGGCAAGGAGCCGCagacgctgcgccagctgcttgCGGACCTGCACATCACGGCAGACACGCTGACGGTGGACGACTTGAACGTGCAGGCCGGTGCAACATcgagcaacggcggcgcgccgcagaATCCGTTTGCGTcggaggggcagcagcaggacgagctgctgacgctgctgttGAAGACAGACAACCAGATGAATGGCCGCTACTTCGCGGAGCTGACGAAGCGCACCTTCGAGGAGCTGTCGCGCGATCAGCACACCTTCTCGGAGAGCCGCCTATCCGTCTACGGCGCCAGTGCCGAGGAAtgggcgctgctgtcgcactGGTTCGACACCCACGGCATGTCCTCCTCGCACAACCAGTGGGTGGTGCAGGTGCCGCGCATCTACAGCTCCCTCCGCAAGGCGGGCCGCGTCGCCAGCTTTGCCGAATACCTCGAGCACGTCTTCGAGCCCCTGTGGCGCATCTCGCTGCACCCGAACAGCGACCCTCGTCTTTTCCACTTCATCAACCACATTGCCGCCTTCGACTGCGTCGAAGATGAGCAGCGGCCGGACGTGCCCCTGCACCTGGCGATGCGCTCCCCGCACGAGTGGACAACGGAAGACGAGCCACCGTACAACTACTACCTCTACCACCTGTACGCCAATCTGCGCTCGCTGAACCGcttccggcagcggcgccgcttctctGTCTTCTCCTTCCGCCCCAGCTGCGGCGAGGCCGGCAGTGTCGACCACCTCATTGGCGGTTTTCTGCTGGCGCAGGGCGTCAACTACGGCGTGCGCCTCGCCGacagcgcgccgctgcagtacCTCTTTTACCTGGCGCAGATTGGTGTGACGCTGAGCCCGCTCAGCAACAACACGAAGCTGCAGTTGAACTACCTGCACAACCCCTTCCCGCAGTTCTTCAGGCGTGGGCTGCGCGTCTCGCTCGGCACGGATAGCCCGCTGCTCTACCACCACACGCAGGAACCGCTGCTCGAGGAGTACTCTATCGCCTCCAAGATATGGAAGCTGAGCCCGAACGACCTCTCCGAGGTGGCGCGCAAcagcgtgctgctgtcgaaCTTCAGTTTAAAGTtcaaggaggagaagctcgGTGCCATGCACTTCCTTTCCAGTAGTGCCGGCAACGACGTTGCCAAGACGCACCTGTCCGACGTACGCGTCGCGTACCGTTTCGAAGCATATCACACGGAGGTGGGCTTCCTTGAGTACATCTCCGGCCTGCATTTTCACCGCGCGTTGCTGACGCTCGAAATGGAGGCGCAGTGCATGCAACTGTACGGCGTCAACGCgaacgacagcagcggcagtacCGGTGGTGGCGTTGTCGGCCTCATCGACAAAACCCCGAAGGAGGCAGACCTTGTGAAGCTGGAGGCACAGCGCACGTgcatgcagcggcagctgcgggagCTGACCAGTGCCGTCAGCGAGCTCCACAGGCAAAACCGGCTCCTCACAACGAAGCTCgcagaggaaaaggagcGTGAtcagctggcggcgcagctgcgccgccggcgggTCGATGCCAAGTTACGTGAGCTGCAAAACCTCGTGACGCAGAAAGAAGTGCGCCCGCACACAAGGGCAGCATCagagcaccagcagccgcgggATACGCCGGACGACGATAAAGGCGATGTGGACGCCGACAAGAGCGGCGTTCCATCCGTCCCTCATCAGCTGACGCCGTGTGCGGCTTCGGtggtgtcgccgtcgccgctctcctctATGTCGCTGCGGGCAGGttcggcggctgcgagcgTGCCACCAGCTGCAGTGGCGTCAGTCGCTACGCCTAGCGCGCTTCCACCACCGTCTCCGCCAACTCTTCACGCACCGGCCGACAGCGCCAGCAGTacgctgcgcaagcagcagcagcagggcgacgccgtggcgcagACACGTCGACTGCTGGCGCACACGGAGTCTCTATGGCGCACCTCCTTCGTGCAGGCCGACGGGCTGCACGGGGCGGATGGCGGCAGGGGCAAGCAACCGCTCCCGCAGCTGCCTCCGTTGGAAgccaccatcacctcctcttcctcgcagCCGTCGGCGTCACCTTCGTCACTGCGCAAGCGATGGTCACCATCGCCACTCGTCGATGATTAACGGtagagagaaacagaggcGGGGGCGATGTGGGAGAAGTGGGAGAAGCGAATatggagaaggggagggcggcgacggcggctgcagaCGTCGGCGAGATGGCATGCCCATGTCGCATCAGCCGCAAGagctttctcttcttcccccctccccgccacaTCCTCTGTCTGCCTGCCAGTCTGATCTCtcctcacccacccacccacacgcaaCCTTGCGCTGCCAATGTCAGCGCCGTGGGCCTCGCACACCTGCACGCCCACTCGTCTGGGGCGGCAGTCCAGGGACGGACGGCGCAGAGACGTCCCTGGCCGCGCCCGCGTGCGGATGTACCTGTGCGTGCAGCCGTTCtgtgcacacgtgcgtgtgtcttctcCTCTTCATGTTCTTCACCATCATGTACAGTAGCACTcgtgcggcacggcggcggcggcgatggtggtggtcgccgccgccgccctgtTCCTTTATGTATGGCATGGTCCATCAATGACGGCTTGTGCGCACAGAGGCGTGTCGGTCTCTGTACAGAGATCTGCAtggcgtatgcgtgtgtacgcGCTGTCCTTCAGCACAGAATAGAAAACGAGTGCgcatcccccctcctcctcctcctcctccgctctcgCCCAAAGTGAGCGAAGGAAGTGGCGCTGGTCGCAGCCACGAGGAAAGAGTTGCTCATCCAGAAGCAACGTGAATGAGGAGGACGACAGTGCGGGAGCAGGGAGAGGTGGCGCACCACACAGGGGAAGCTTCCCCTCCCCAACGTAGACGTCCTTTCttcacgcc belongs to Leishmania donovani BPK282A1 complete genome, chromosome 4 and includes:
- a CDS encoding adenosine monophosphate deaminase, putative, producing the protein MWGGLVGARGGTAAAGSNTNASAVTNVYTLQLPGDDGGVEMAAAKPLLLGALRMRETYKGVDKGHCEVGIGGTGSGASNSLTSAATLAADASRATHSMQGVPHPPQPASQSQHLQTQQQQQQQQVPSPPLMTGPTTLQQVDGVFHWSDEKTPIASWAQFRADVLALAACVQDPSCVAASKYRLEVLEEKYHLHRLYNADVEENSDHYRRGGGLFANACRVDTCVGAATAMNAQVLVEYIQRTVDERGDDIVGVSDSTPLGRGLATAGASGGSSGVVGASGGEQLTLARVCELLDFPEPYLLTVEGLGLQPSVNRALPYYDALDPSMNGGGRNSAALLRLFLSLDQRPQWGAYLAGVVLPCLRRNELRTGGVQATEMTLEITGALAQEWENTAAWVRTHELDSFCSNQFQLAFPVTKWCSRGGSVGSGAFSFFDMHVGRAYSGEACDDRSITANNMHGVGRGPSDSVANGNAASAAALPPGASSDEAVNYDNYQQLLDHIFLPLFMATLAPEDPKYVDLATLLQHTGAILLTGNENADVMGSTAAGGGGHGCANGTRADGGAAAGKAAALHVDAMSTDWRRRPADTPYTEPVSLTYLCYYIWANLCSLNALRRRRGQNVLQLRVVASSATMPNTSSAHDASLLLLSYLIADVVVDAVALDRQPVLQYLYGLHQIGVAMCPIARSSLGTTSLDEHPVARLLWRGLCVSLCTLNPLYYHSSQEPLLEEYTTAAKMHRLSPTDISEMALHSVCMSSFEDEVKASWVGAGLLRDGWRANAVELTSVPTARLQLRYESWTAERKLLLPPSGSPAGFPTGAAGSVAEIGSPLDDTQSMVRRDMATAARRFTTTPSPHRNASNALAPDGQAGMGLTGGAAAALQSQAPYAVLDPAVDFPRATLIGPFDRDIQNAHLVQALHRALDLRHQYCSLPLPPEPSSSAGAAASDSVSNSDVKAGWLAALTHDPHAVLPHPTQSMSWAFKGTVPSSSPHKKTSGGHAAGATGASSMVHGASSYLQFDEDEWKYKTVEGIIVPHEVHQIPRLPQDMYHYTEFCNHVEEIRCLIDNIRVRDFALRRLQLLEHRFKLHAAVNHSRELGSTAARASHNRDFYQSTKVDNNIRMETGMTARQLLAFIVDKATHNGDDIVSHPKGKEPQTLRQLLADLHITADTLTVDDLNVQAGATSSNGGAPQNPFASEGQQQDELLTLLLKTDNQMNGRYFAELTKRTFEELSRDQHTFSESRLSVYGASAEEWALLSHWFDTHGMSSSHNQWVVQVPRIYSSLRKAGRVASFAEYLEHVFEPLWRISLHPNSDPRLFHFINHIAAFDCVEDEQRPDVPLHLAMRSPHEWTTEDEPPYNYYLYHLYANLRSLNRFRQRRRFSVFSFRPSCGEAGSVDHLIGGFLLAQGVNYGVRLADSAPLQYLFYLAQIGVTLSPLSNNTKLQLNYLHNPFPQFFRRGLRVSLGTDSPLLYHHTQEPLLEEYSIASKIWKLSPNDLSEVARNSVLLSNFSLKFKEEKLGAMHFLSSSAGNDVAKTHLSDVRVAYRFEAYHTEVGFLEYISGLHFHRALLTLEMEAQCMQLYGVNANDSSGSTGGGVVGLIDKTPKEADLVKLEAQRTCMQRQLRELTSAVSELHRQNRLLTTKLAEEKERDQLAAQLRRRRVDAKLRELQNLVTQKEVRPHTRAASEHQQPRDTPDDDKGDVDADKSGVPSVPHQLTPCAASVVSPSPLSSMSLRAGSAAASVPPAAVASVATPSALPPPSPPTLHAPADSASSTLRKQQQQGDAVAQTRRLLAHTESLWRTSFVQADGLHGADGGRGKQPLPQLPPLEATITSSSSQPSASPSSLRKRWSPSPLVDD